From Pseudoalteromonas sp. DL-6, one genomic window encodes:
- the cysC gene encoding adenylyl-sulfate kinase — protein sequence MDNNIVWHNYATTKVQRSEQKKHKPAILWFTGFSGSGKSTVANALEAALNQQGAHTYLLDGDNVRHGLCKDLGFSDADRVENIRRVGETAKLMVDAGLLVLTAFISPFKAERDMVRELVDEGEFIEVFIDTPLEVCESRDPKGLYKKARAGEIKHFTGIDSTYQPPVNPEIILDTSKNTLDQSVAQLITYLKHQHIL from the coding sequence ATGGATAACAATATTGTTTGGCATAATTACGCCACCACTAAAGTACAGCGCAGCGAACAAAAAAAGCACAAGCCGGCTATTTTATGGTTTACTGGTTTTTCTGGCTCAGGTAAAAGTACCGTTGCGAATGCACTAGAAGCAGCACTCAATCAGCAAGGTGCGCACACGTACCTACTTGATGGCGACAATGTACGCCATGGTTTATGTAAAGATTTAGGCTTTAGTGATGCCGATCGCGTTGAAAATATCCGCCGCGTAGGCGAAACCGCCAAGCTAATGGTTGACGCTGGTTTGTTAGTCCTTACTGCGTTTATATCTCCTTTTAAAGCTGAGCGCGACATGGTTCGTGAGTTAGTTGATGAGGGTGAATTTATCGAGGTATTCATCGACACCCCTCTTGAGGTGTGTGAAAGTCGCGACCCAAAAGGCTTATATAAAAAGGCGCGCGCCGGTGAAATTAAACACTTTACCGGGATTGATTCTACTTACCAGCCGCCAGTTAATCCTGAAATAATTTTAGATACCAGTAAAAACACCCTAGACCAATCGGTAGCTCAACTGATAACGTATCTAAAACATCAGCATATACTATAG
- a CDS encoding CsgG/HfaB family protein, translated as MLSSIQKTLLATALITSLSACQSTSTNVTSNQNSPDINEVSKQQYNGPKARIAVARFTDKSNNSRWWRKEIGEGMADQLTTALVGTNRFIVLERQALDAVLSEQDLAVSGRVSAQSGAAYGEIEGAEIVVVAAVTEFDDDSSGASVGSGGFIGDVFSSVSAGFSGSHMAIDLRLIDTRTSRILAATSVEGGSKDFDFTSAATNFGGALVGGSLSGWSDTPKEKALREVIIKAVEFLETKIPDTYYRYNQNNTLAAGYTAPPPPKVTSKRTASVAVDVPNHRMPHYEKMDLAMSRMNLVCLGYLKNQPNYEEFETEDVEYDRQTVLALREYQQEKSLKVTGLADETTKKSLDDTKCLAKTQKSGLESLGSMFQFN; from the coding sequence ATGCTCTCATCCATACAAAAAACGCTACTTGCCACAGCATTAATAACCAGCTTAAGCGCATGCCAAAGCACCTCAACAAACGTTACCTCAAATCAAAACTCGCCTGACATTAATGAAGTAAGCAAACAGCAATACAATGGCCCTAAAGCACGTATCGCTGTGGCGCGTTTCACTGATAAGTCGAATAACTCTAGATGGTGGCGAAAAGAGATCGGTGAAGGTATGGCAGATCAACTTACCACTGCACTTGTTGGCACTAATCGCTTTATTGTATTGGAGCGCCAAGCACTAGACGCTGTGCTTTCGGAGCAAGATTTAGCTGTATCAGGCAGAGTGAGTGCACAATCGGGTGCAGCGTATGGCGAAATTGAAGGCGCTGAGATTGTAGTCGTTGCAGCGGTTACTGAATTTGATGATGACAGTTCAGGGGCAAGTGTTGGTTCGGGCGGTTTTATTGGTGATGTGTTTAGCTCTGTTTCAGCTGGCTTTTCTGGATCGCATATGGCTATTGACCTACGCTTAATTGATACACGCACTTCACGTATTCTCGCCGCTACTAGCGTTGAGGGTGGCAGCAAAGATTTTGACTTTACTAGCGCAGCGACTAACTTTGGTGGCGCACTCGTTGGAGGAAGTCTTAGCGGTTGGTCAGACACCCCAAAAGAAAAGGCACTACGTGAAGTAATAATTAAAGCCGTTGAATTTTTAGAAACTAAGATTCCAGATACCTACTATCGCTATAACCAAAACAACACGCTTGCAGCAGGCTATACAGCGCCACCACCGCCAAAAGTAACAAGTAAAAGAACAGCGTCTGTAGCTGTCGATGTGCCGAATCATAGAATGCCACATTACGAAAAAATGGATTTGGCAATGTCTCGTATGAACTTGGTTTGCTTAGGGTATTTAAAAAACCAACCTAATTATGAAGAATTTGAGACTGAAGACGTAGAATACGACCGCCAAACTGTATTAGCACTGCGCGAATATCAACAAGAAAAGAGCTTGAAAGTAACAGGCCTTGCCGACGAAACAACAAAGAAATCTTTAGATGACACAAAATGTTTAGCAAAAACTCAAAAATCAGGGCTTGAAAGCTTAGGCAGCATGTTTCAATTTAACTAA
- the cysD gene encoding sulfate adenylyltransferase subunit CysD, whose amino-acid sequence MALTHLQQLEAESIKIMREVAAEFENPVMLYSIGKDSSVLLHLARKAFYPAKIPFPLLHVDTNWKFREMIEFRDRLAKEYGFDLIVHKNPEGIEMGVGPFTHGSGKHTDIMKTQGLKQALNKYGFDAAFGGARRDEEKSRAKERVYSFRDKHHRWDPKNQRPELWNTYNSQVNPGESIRVFPLSNWTELDIWQYIYQENIEMVPLYLAKERPVVERDGTLIMVDDDRMPLNEGEVPQMKSVRFRTLGCYPLTGAVESTASNLTEIIEEMLLSSSSEREGRVIDHDSAGSMEKKKREGYF is encoded by the coding sequence ATGGCTTTAACTCACCTTCAGCAACTTGAAGCTGAAAGTATCAAAATCATGCGCGAAGTCGCCGCTGAGTTTGAGAACCCAGTTATGCTTTACTCAATCGGTAAAGACTCATCGGTACTTTTGCATTTAGCTCGTAAAGCATTTTACCCTGCAAAGATTCCGTTTCCGTTATTACACGTAGACACCAACTGGAAGTTTCGTGAAATGATTGAGTTTCGCGACCGTTTAGCTAAAGAGTACGGCTTTGATTTAATCGTGCACAAAAACCCTGAAGGTATCGAAATGGGTGTAGGCCCATTCACGCATGGTTCGGGTAAACATACCGATATCATGAAAACTCAAGGGCTAAAGCAAGCGCTGAATAAATACGGTTTTGATGCCGCATTTGGTGGCGCACGTCGTGATGAAGAGAAATCACGCGCCAAAGAGCGTGTTTACTCATTTCGTGATAAACACCATCGCTGGGATCCTAAAAACCAACGCCCTGAGCTTTGGAATACCTATAACAGCCAAGTGAACCCAGGTGAAAGCATTCGTGTATTCCCACTATCTAACTGGACTGAACTAGATATTTGGCAATACATTTATCAAGAAAACATCGAAATGGTGCCACTGTATCTTGCTAAAGAGCGCCCTGTGGTAGAGCGCGATGGCACGCTAATTATGGTTGATGACGATCGCATGCCGCTTAATGAAGGTGAAGTGCCGCAAATGAAGTCGGTTCGCTTTAGAACATTAGGCTGTTACCCGCTGACTGGTGCAGTTGAATCTACAGCCAGCAATCTAACCGAAATTATTGAAGAAATGCTGCTTTCATCGTCATCTGAACGCGAAGGTCGAGTGATCGATCATGACTCAGCAGGCTCTATGGAGAAGAAAAAACGTGAGGGGTATTTCTAA
- the cysG gene encoding siroheme synthase CysG translates to MQYLPIFTKLDNKPVLVVGGGEVALRKCRAFLKARAAVTLVAPWFCDELKEHAHNNEVTLIDAYFEESHLDGKILIIAATDNDEVNNTVFELANARNVFVNVVDDQPKCTFIFPSIVDRNPITIAISSAGTAPVLARRLREKLETLIPQHIGPLANLVGGFRHKVKQRFKHFADRRQFWEGVFDSSVVSKVQTGDTHGAEQQLEQMLDAKVEPEGEVYVVGAGPGDPELLTLKALQLMQQADVVVYDYLVSDEIMELVRRDADLICVGKRLGDHSVAQEDTNQMLVDLAQQGKKVCRIKGGDPFIYGRGGEEVQVLAANNVNYQIVPGITAAAGCSAYAGIPLTHRDHAQAIQFVTGHCKKEGQELNWQSLAQKNQTLAIYMGVIKSPHIQAELLKHGREATTPVAIIENGTRKNQRVVTGQLDQLAQLIEQHQIISPALLIIGEVASLHDQLHWFGEKAQISSFAQPLTDVA, encoded by the coding sequence GTGCAATATTTACCTATCTTTACCAAACTCGACAACAAGCCAGTATTGGTAGTTGGCGGTGGAGAGGTTGCCTTGCGAAAATGCCGCGCGTTCTTAAAAGCGCGTGCCGCTGTAACCTTAGTTGCCCCATGGTTTTGTGATGAATTAAAAGAACATGCTCACAACAATGAAGTAACATTAATAGATGCCTATTTTGAAGAGTCACATCTTGATGGCAAAATTTTGATTATTGCCGCCACCGACAATGATGAAGTTAACAATACGGTATTTGAACTCGCCAATGCCCGTAATGTGTTTGTAAACGTGGTGGATGATCAACCTAAATGTACCTTTATTTTCCCCTCTATTGTTGATCGCAACCCAATTACCATTGCGATTTCAAGCGCAGGTACCGCGCCGGTATTAGCACGGCGTTTACGCGAAAAGCTCGAAACACTTATCCCGCAGCATATTGGCCCGCTAGCCAACTTAGTCGGTGGCTTTCGCCATAAAGTAAAACAGCGCTTTAAACACTTTGCCGATCGTCGCCAGTTTTGGGAAGGCGTATTTGATTCATCAGTAGTGAGTAAAGTCCAAACCGGTGACACCCATGGCGCTGAGCAACAATTAGAGCAAATGCTAGATGCCAAAGTTGAACCAGAAGGCGAAGTATACGTAGTGGGTGCAGGCCCTGGGGATCCGGAGCTACTCACCCTAAAAGCATTGCAACTAATGCAACAAGCCGATGTGGTGGTATATGATTACTTGGTTTCCGATGAAATTATGGAATTAGTGCGCCGCGATGCTGATTTAATTTGTGTGGGTAAACGCTTAGGCGATCATAGCGTAGCTCAAGAAGATACTAATCAGATGCTAGTTGATTTAGCGCAGCAAGGTAAAAAAGTATGCCGTATTAAAGGGGGCGACCCGTTTATTTATGGCCGTGGTGGCGAAGAAGTACAAGTACTGGCAGCCAATAACGTAAATTACCAAATAGTGCCAGGTATAACAGCGGCCGCAGGCTGTAGTGCCTATGCAGGCATCCCTTTAACGCATCGCGACCATGCCCAAGCTATTCAATTTGTTACTGGTCACTGTAAAAAGGAAGGCCAAGAGCTTAATTGGCAGTCGCTTGCTCAAAAAAACCAAACACTGGCTATTTATATGGGGGTGATTAAATCGCCGCATATTCAAGCTGAGCTATTAAAACATGGGCGAGAAGCAACAACACCAGTGGCAATTATTGAAAACGGCACCCGTAAAAATCAACGTGTTGTCACAGGACAGTTAGACCAATTAGCGCAGCTCATTGAGCAGCATCAAATAATTTCGCCCGCGTTACTCATTATAGGTGAAGTGGCCTCACTACATGACCAATTACACTGGTTTGGTGAAAAAGCGCAGATCAGTAGCTTTGCTCAACCACTGACAGACGTAGCGTAA
- the cysN gene encoding sulfate adenylyltransferase subunit CysN, whose protein sequence is MSNLNNDTFNEVKEIGIDAYLARQQDKSLLRMLTCGSVDDGKSTLIGRLLHDSHQIYEDQLAALHKDNEKVGNAGEELDLALLVDGLQAEREQGITIDVAYRYFSTAKRKFIIADTPGHEQYTRNMVTGASTSDVAIILVDARYGVQVQTKRHSFICDSLGIKQFVVAVNKMDIVDFDETVYEKIKADYLKFAEQLNVSNIKFVPMSALKGDNVVTRSAHTPYYTDKPLLELLEDSPAAEIDTGFEARLPVQYVVRPNLNFRGFQGTLTSGKLRVGDEVKVLPSGKTSHIKEIVTFDGNLDTAEAGQAITVTLNTEIDISRGDVIVPANSQAQVTNQLQAKIVWMHESPLVLGKSYNLKLGSKNTSAMVTKIDHTIDVNTLEHGSADSLQLNEIAIVTLELTETILADQYHHNHETGSFILIDRLSNLTVAAGMIEQVLQSEENAGQFSDFEVEFNALVRKHFPHWQALDISKL, encoded by the coding sequence ATGTCTAACCTAAATAACGATACATTTAATGAAGTAAAAGAAATTGGTATAGACGCTTACCTAGCACGTCAACAAGATAAAAGCTTATTGCGCATGCTAACGTGTGGCAGTGTGGATGACGGTAAATCAACCCTCATTGGCCGCCTACTGCACGATAGTCACCAAATTTATGAAGATCAGCTAGCCGCGCTTCATAAAGATAACGAAAAAGTGGGTAACGCCGGTGAAGAGCTTGATTTAGCACTGTTAGTTGATGGCCTTCAAGCTGAGCGTGAGCAAGGCATAACAATTGACGTAGCGTACCGTTATTTCTCAACCGCTAAGCGTAAGTTTATTATTGCCGACACCCCAGGGCATGAGCAGTACACCCGTAACATGGTTACCGGTGCATCAACCAGTGATGTTGCCATTATTTTAGTGGATGCACGTTATGGTGTGCAGGTACAAACTAAACGTCATAGTTTTATTTGTGACTCATTAGGTATTAAGCAGTTTGTGGTTGCGGTTAACAAAATGGATATTGTTGATTTTGACGAAACGGTTTATGAAAAAATTAAAGCTGACTATTTAAAATTTGCCGAGCAACTTAACGTATCAAACATTAAGTTTGTGCCTATGTCGGCACTTAAAGGCGATAACGTAGTAACCCGCTCTGCACATACTCCTTATTACACCGACAAGCCGTTGCTTGAGCTATTAGAAGACTCACCAGCAGCTGAAATTGACACCGGTTTTGAAGCGCGTCTTCCGGTGCAATACGTGGTACGCCCTAATCTAAACTTCCGGGGTTTTCAAGGCACGCTTACATCAGGTAAATTACGTGTAGGTGATGAAGTGAAGGTACTGCCTTCAGGTAAAACATCACATATTAAAGAAATTGTTACTTTTGATGGCAACCTCGACACCGCCGAAGCTGGCCAAGCAATTACAGTGACCCTCAATACTGAAATAGATATTAGCCGAGGAGACGTTATTGTACCTGCGAATTCGCAAGCGCAAGTAACCAACCAATTACAGGCTAAAATTGTGTGGATGCACGAGTCACCATTGGTACTCGGTAAAAGCTACAACCTTAAACTTGGCAGTAAAAACACCTCGGCCATGGTCACAAAAATAGACCATACTATTGATGTAAACACCCTAGAGCATGGCAGTGCAGATTCATTGCAGTTAAACGAAATTGCGATTGTGACACTGGAGCTGACCGAGACTATTTTAGCCGATCAGTACCATCATAATCATGAAACCGGTTCGTTTATTCTTATTGATCGTTTATCAAACTTAACGGTTGCAGCGGGAATGATAGAACAGGTACTGCAAAGTGAAGAAAACGCGGGACAATTTAGCGACTTTGAAGTTGAATTTAATGCCCTCGTACGCAAGCACTTTCCACATTGGCAAGCGCTTGATATCTCAAAGCTATAA
- the deoC gene encoding deoxyribose-phosphate aldolase gives MTNNIQNAMLAVSLMDLTSLNTDDSQASINALVNSIDPKLGTPAAVCVFSEFVDDAKIALANRLLSHVKVATVTNFPTGDVPLNEVLNETLIAIERGADEIDLVIPYKALIKGEADTVLEYVSESKKACGSRAKLKVIIESGELKTPALIAQATELAIQGGADFVKTSTGKVAVNATLEATEIMLKVIKKSSKPVGFKAAGGVKTSVDANAYMQLTTEIMGHEYLAPETFRFGASSLLNDVYKVLHEAQQ, from the coding sequence ATGACAAATAACATTCAAAACGCCATGCTAGCTGTTAGTTTAATGGATTTAACCAGTTTAAACACCGATGATAGTCAAGCTAGTATTAATGCATTAGTAAACAGTATTGATCCTAAGTTAGGCACGCCTGCTGCAGTTTGTGTGTTTAGTGAATTTGTAGATGATGCAAAAATAGCACTCGCTAATCGGTTATTGAGTCATGTAAAAGTGGCCACAGTGACTAACTTTCCTACAGGTGATGTGCCACTTAATGAAGTGCTTAATGAAACACTAATAGCTATAGAGCGGGGGGCCGATGAAATTGACTTAGTCATTCCTTACAAAGCACTTATAAAAGGCGAGGCCGATACCGTGCTGGAATACGTGAGTGAAAGTAAAAAAGCATGTGGTAGTCGCGCTAAACTTAAAGTGATTATTGAAAGCGGTGAACTAAAAACACCTGCACTTATTGCTCAAGCAACTGAGCTTGCTATTCAAGGGGGAGCTGATTTTGTAAAAACCAGCACCGGTAAAGTTGCGGTTAACGCCACGCTTGAAGCAACTGAAATTATGCTTAAAGTTATTAAAAAGTCATCAAAACCAGTTGGCTTTAAGGCCGCTGGCGGGGTAAAAACCTCTGTAGATGCCAATGCTTATATGCAACTAACAACCGAGATTATGGGGCATGAATATTTAGCACCAGAGACATTTAGGTTTGGCGCTTCCTCGCTTTTAAATGACGTTTATAAGGTATTGCATGAAGCGCAGCAGTGA
- a CDS encoding SLC13 family permease, whose product MVEQLILTGIMLLLVGCLFGTRINPAWLFVSAIGTSYLTGLIDLESMLVNYTNSSLITLVLLILVSIAIEKTTLIQRLAKSLSSGSLVKSVTKLGLSTAFLSSFTNNTAVVASLITAIKDNPNHSPSKLLLPLSYTAILGGTITLIGTSTNLIVNGFAVDAGMAPLGFFDFTLVGLGALSIGLITILVMLKCLPDNGKNSQEVVPFYLEGKVQSGSKLINRTVEENGLRDLKDLFLAEIIRDGNRICAVTPQHIIQQDDILLFVGDIKSVPLLTRFDGLKVVHDKHEKDIEHLVEVVVSQSSKLIGKTVKEARFREQFHAAVIAIRRGHDRLQGGLGQVRLQAGDSLILAPGKSFYDLTNLKREFVYISGLDLQTHLGAKQSNIVLLSFAGVLGLSILGAVPLVKGLLVLLIGLMLCGTIKLSEIKRRFPIELLAVVGSAIGLAKLMIGTGLAGQISDAMFVVLGDFGPYGAFIAIFLMTVLFTELITNNAAAALSFPVAYSLAIGFNVEPLPFIMAVAFGASASFISPFGYQTNLMVYSAGNYRLKDYVMMGLPLSIIYSITVLTLIPLVFPF is encoded by the coding sequence ATGGTAGAACAGCTCATTTTAACAGGCATTATGTTGCTTTTAGTCGGGTGCCTGTTTGGCACCCGTATTAATCCTGCATGGTTATTTGTTAGTGCCATAGGCACCAGCTACCTAACCGGGTTAATTGACTTAGAAAGCATGCTGGTTAATTACACTAACTCATCATTAATTACTTTAGTGTTATTAATTTTAGTGTCGATAGCGATAGAAAAAACCACACTTATTCAACGCTTAGCTAAATCGTTATCCAGTGGTAGTTTAGTTAAGTCAGTAACTAAATTAGGGCTGTCTACCGCCTTTTTATCGTCGTTTACTAATAATACCGCGGTGGTTGCCTCTTTAATTACCGCCATAAAGGATAACCCAAATCACTCCCCTTCAAAGCTGCTGTTACCTTTGTCGTACACCGCTATTTTAGGGGGGACAATTACGCTTATTGGTACCTCTACTAACTTAATTGTAAATGGTTTTGCAGTAGATGCCGGTATGGCGCCACTGGGCTTTTTTGATTTTACCTTGGTGGGTTTGGGCGCACTCAGTATTGGCTTAATCACTATTTTAGTGATGCTAAAATGCCTGCCCGACAATGGTAAAAATAGCCAAGAGGTGGTGCCTTTTTATTTAGAAGGGAAAGTACAAAGTGGTTCTAAACTAATAAACCGCACCGTAGAAGAAAACGGTTTACGCGATTTAAAAGACTTGTTTTTGGCTGAAATTATTCGCGATGGCAACCGCATTTGCGCCGTGACCCCGCAACATATTATTCAACAAGACGACATACTGCTGTTTGTAGGCGATATAAAGTCGGTACCTTTACTTACTCGTTTTGACGGCTTAAAAGTGGTGCATGACAAACACGAAAAAGACATTGAACACCTCGTTGAAGTTGTCGTTAGTCAGTCGTCTAAATTAATTGGCAAAACGGTAAAAGAAGCCCGCTTTAGAGAGCAATTTCATGCGGCCGTTATTGCTATTCGCCGTGGTCACGACCGCTTACAAGGCGGGCTTGGGCAAGTGCGCTTACAAGCGGGTGATTCACTCATTCTCGCCCCTGGTAAAAGCTTTTATGACTTAACTAACTTAAAGCGCGAATTTGTGTATATTTCAGGGCTTGATTTACAAACCCACCTCGGTGCAAAACAATCAAACATTGTATTGTTAAGTTTTGCAGGTGTACTGGGATTAAGTATTTTAGGTGCAGTACCGCTGGTTAAAGGCTTGTTAGTGTTACTTATTGGCCTAATGCTGTGTGGTACTATCAAACTAAGCGAAATAAAGCGCCGCTTTCCTATTGAGTTACTTGCCGTAGTAGGTAGTGCTATAGGTTTAGCTAAGCTGATGATAGGCACCGGCCTTGCCGGGCAAATATCAGACGCCATGTTTGTAGTGCTGGGCGACTTTGGCCCTTATGGCGCGTTTATCGCTATCTTTTTAATGACCGTATTATTTACCGAATTAATCACTAATAATGCCGCAGCGGCGCTATCGTTTCCGGTTGCCTACTCATTAGCCATTGGCTTTAATGTAGAACCTTTACCGTTTATTATGGCGGTTGCATTTGGCGCTTCAGCCAGCTTTATTTCACCTTTTGGTTATCAAACTAATCTAATGGTTTATAGCGCGGGTAACTACCGACTAAAAGACTATGTAATGATGGGGCTACCGCTTTCTATTATTTATTCAATCACCGTACTGACTTTGATCCCGCTGGTATTTCCGTTTTAA